In the genome of Balneola sp., one region contains:
- a CDS encoding TIR domain-containing protein, with product MSNQRVFLSYSYQDREKVDRIAHELQSNNIDIWYDQQDLDVGSNWNEKIRYQIESSDTVIIFLSKNFLSSEWSQRELWQALSESEKRNINIIPVTLERVKIPSDLSGFLILNLGNSEAALQKLIHKIKTIPEITFDHFTPFEFEKFVGDFLREYGFANIKHQGVESDRGFDFKAEYKSKTPFGTIQIQHWLVEVKFYRHERFSINSIQQLLEYKRHLLPADIKLLLVTNSILTSVVESYLNDFQKIENTQIEVIDGLLLKKLVAKRKRLLDKYFQI from the coding sequence ATGAGTAATCAAAGAGTCTTCCTATCATATAGCTATCAAGACAGAGAAAAGGTTGACCGTATTGCACACGAGCTACAGAGTAACAATATTGATATTTGGTATGACCAGCAGGATTTGGACGTTGGCTCGAATTGGAATGAAAAAATCCGTTATCAAATTGAATCGAGCGATACTGTCATTATTTTCCTCTCTAAGAATTTTCTTTCATCAGAATGGTCACAACGAGAACTCTGGCAAGCGCTCAGTGAATCTGAGAAGCGAAATATCAATATTATCCCAGTCACCTTAGAGAGGGTTAAAATTCCCTCCGACCTATCTGGATTCCTTATCCTCAATTTGGGAAACTCCGAAGCTGCTCTTCAAAAGCTCATACATAAGATTAAAACCATTCCAGAAATCACTTTTGACCATTTTACTCCATTTGAATTTGAAAAATTCGTAGGTGATTTCCTGAGAGAGTACGGTTTTGCCAACATCAAACATCAAGGTGTAGAAAGTGACAGAGGATTTGACTTCAAAGCAGAATACAAATCAAAGACACCTTTTGGAACCATTCAAATACAACATTGGCTTGTTGAAGTTAAGTTCTATCGCCATGAAAGATTCAGCATTAACTCAATCCAACAATTGCTTGAATACAAGCGCCACCTGCTACCTGCAGACATTAAACTGCTTCTTGTAACAAACAGTATCCTCACTTCTGTAGTCGAAAGCTATTTAAATGACTTTCAGAAAATCGAAAACACTCAAATCGAAGTAATTGATGGGCTTTTGCTGAAGAAATTAGTCGCGAAAAGGAAGAGATTACTAGACAAATATTTTCAAATATGA
- a CDS encoding DUF4976 domain-containing protein — MKWQRKINIEVLSIILLGFLVSATSLQAQDNKPQNVVFILSDDHRFDFMGFHPDAPEYIKTPNLDRMAREGVHIRNAFVTTSLCSPSRASILTGQYAHTHKVVDNTSPIPEGTRFFNEDVQKNGYKTAFIGKWHMGESVDDPKPGWDHWVSFRGQGVYFNPTLNVDGKRDIYSGYTSDILTDFAVDWLKERKEDSEEPFFLYLSHKAVHAEFIPAERHQDEYEDIDIEYPATMDKTEQNYRTKPKWVKAQRNSWHGVDYAYHGDMNFDEFYKSYLKTLLALDESVGRVLDYLAESGLDENTLVIYMGDNGFMHGEHGLIDKRNAYEESIRVPMIAWAPGYLEPDTVIDQLIRNIDIAPTILDVFGAESSIDMDGLSFLPLLTDPSKTIEEREFLYEYYWEPAFPHTPTTFSLRGDRYKYIYYHGVWDRDELYDLQNDPEERYNLAEVPGFIELRNEMRSRLFDVMESEDAMSIPVRRFNWQADEKQID; from the coding sequence ATGAAATGGCAACGAAAAATCAATATCGAAGTTTTGTCAATTATCCTTTTGGGTTTTTTAGTTTCCGCTACTTCACTGCAGGCCCAGGATAACAAACCACAAAATGTTGTATTTATACTTAGTGATGATCATCGCTTCGACTTCATGGGCTTCCATCCTGATGCCCCGGAATACATAAAAACTCCGAATTTAGACCGGATGGCTCGAGAAGGCGTGCATATCCGTAATGCATTTGTCACAACCTCGCTATGTTCGCCAAGCAGAGCTTCTATTTTGACCGGGCAGTATGCACATACTCATAAAGTAGTAGATAACACCAGTCCAATTCCTGAAGGAACCCGTTTTTTTAATGAAGATGTTCAAAAAAATGGATACAAAACGGCCTTTATTGGCAAGTGGCACATGGGCGAAAGTGTAGATGACCCAAAACCTGGTTGGGATCATTGGGTAAGTTTTAGGGGGCAGGGAGTATATTTCAATCCAACATTAAATGTGGATGGAAAGAGAGACATCTATAGCGGATATACCTCAGATATACTCACAGATTTTGCTGTCGACTGGTTAAAGGAACGGAAGGAGGATTCCGAAGAACCATTTTTTCTTTATCTATCCCATAAAGCGGTTCATGCTGAGTTTATTCCTGCTGAACGGCATCAGGATGAGTATGAAGATATCGATATCGAGTACCCTGCTACCATGGATAAGACCGAGCAAAATTACAGGACAAAACCTAAGTGGGTAAAAGCTCAGCGTAATAGCTGGCATGGCGTAGATTATGCTTACCACGGGGATATGAACTTTGACGAATTCTACAAGAGTTACCTGAAGACATTGCTTGCATTGGATGAAAGTGTGGGAAGAGTCCTGGACTATTTAGCAGAATCAGGATTAGATGAGAATACACTTGTTATTTATATGGGAGATAATGGTTTTATGCACGGCGAGCATGGCCTCATTGACAAGCGGAATGCCTACGAAGAATCAATCCGTGTGCCAATGATAGCCTGGGCGCCGGGTTATCTGGAGCCTGATACAGTTATTGATCAATTGATACGAAATATAGATATCGCTCCCACTATTCTGGATGTGTTTGGAGCAGAAAGTTCTATAGACATGGATGGACTTTCCTTTTTACCACTACTCACCGATCCTTCTAAAACAATAGAAGAAAGGGAGTTTTTGTATGAGTACTACTGGGAACCAGCTTTCCCACATACCCCAACCACGTTTTCACTTCGAGGTGACCGCTATAAATACATTTATTATCACGGAGTGTGGGACAGGGATGAGCTCTATGATCTACAAAATGATCCTGAAGAGCGATATAATTTAGCCGAAGTGCCGGGATTTATTGAGCTCAGGAATGAAATGAGGAGCCGTCTTTTTGATGTAATGGAAAGTGAAGATGCCATGAGTATACCAGTGAGGCGTTTTAACTGGCAAGCCGATGAAAAGCAGATTGATTAG
- a CDS encoding DUF3131 domain-containing protein has translation MQYRILLLSVSLLFVACTSPQNQGQTSKEDAIKTQEDELLTKVQYQTFQYFWENAEPVSGMAPERTHMDEIYPQNDKNVVTSGGSGFGLMAILVGIERGFITREEAVERYDKILTFLETADSFHGVYPHWWYGDTGKTKAFSRYDDGGDLVETAFLIQGLLTVRQYFVDGNEKEQELVRRINTIWENVEWDWHTKGGEDVLYWHWSPNHGWRMNFAVRGYNECLIMYVLAASSPTHPIDPDVYHKGWAKDGAISTDREFYGYPTVLDHYDTNDSPVGPLFWAHYSYLGLNPTNLKDRYGDYWELNQNHAKIHHAYSVDNPNSYEGYSDSVWGLTSSYSMKGYSSHRPDQDLGVISPTAALSSFPYTPEESMKFLKYLYNSADSLIGKYGPYDAFSYEHDWYLPRYLAIDQGPIPVMIENYRTGLLWDLFMSAPEVQTGLERLGFTVGE, from the coding sequence ATGCAATATAGAATACTCCTATTGTCTGTTTCTTTACTTTTTGTTGCTTGCACATCGCCGCAAAATCAGGGTCAAACATCAAAAGAAGATGCTATTAAGACCCAGGAAGATGAACTCTTAACCAAAGTTCAGTACCAGACTTTTCAATATTTCTGGGAGAACGCAGAACCGGTTTCAGGAATGGCCCCGGAGCGTACCCATATGGATGAAATCTATCCTCAAAATGATAAAAATGTGGTTACATCCGGAGGATCAGGTTTTGGGCTAATGGCGATTTTGGTCGGTATTGAGCGTGGGTTTATTACCAGAGAAGAGGCCGTTGAACGGTATGATAAAATCCTCACCTTTCTAGAAACTGCAGACAGTTTTCATGGAGTTTATCCGCACTGGTGGTATGGAGACACCGGCAAGACAAAAGCATTTAGCCGTTACGATGATGGTGGTGACTTGGTAGAAACTGCCTTTTTGATTCAGGGTCTTCTCACAGTCCGTCAATACTTTGTTGATGGAAATGAAAAAGAGCAGGAGCTGGTACGCCGGATTAATACAATCTGGGAAAATGTAGAGTGGGATTGGCATACAAAAGGTGGAGAAGATGTTTTGTACTGGCATTGGTCACCAAATCATGGGTGGAGAATGAATTTCGCAGTAAGAGGATATAACGAGTGTTTGATTATGTATGTACTTGCAGCGTCATCACCCACACATCCTATTGACCCCGATGTTTATCACAAAGGTTGGGCAAAAGATGGAGCAATTAGTACAGATAGAGAATTTTACGGTTATCCAACAGTATTGGATCACTATGATACTAATGACTCACCAGTAGGCCCTCTTTTTTGGGCACATTACTCGTATCTGGGATTAAATCCTACAAACCTAAAAGATCGGTACGGAGATTATTGGGAGTTAAATCAAAATCATGCTAAGATTCATCATGCGTATAGTGTTGATAATCCCAATAGCTATGAAGGCTATAGTGATAGTGTTTGGGGTCTCACCTCCAGTTATTCTATGAAAGGGTATTCCAGTCATCGTCCTGACCAAGATCTGGGTGTAATTTCTCCGACCGCAGCTCTGTCAAGTTTTCCATATACCCCTGAAGAAAGCATGAAATTTTTGAAGTATTTATATAATAGTGCGGATAGTTTGATTGGGAAATATGGGCCTTATGATGCATTCAGTTATGAACACGATTGGTATCTTCCGAGGTATCTGGCGATTGATCAGGGGCCTATTCCTGTAATGATAGAAAACTATAGAACTGGATTGCTGTGGGATTTATTTATGAGCGCTCCCGAAGTACAAACTGGGTTAGAACGGCTTGGTTTTACCGTAGGGGAATAG
- the bglX gene encoding beta-glucosidase BglX, with translation MRFLYILIVTLFYTLSTNPAYAQYSRAEVVQRVDSVMALMTLDEKLGQLNLPAAGDISTGLAESTGIIAKIKEGKVGGLFNIRGVDRIREVQKVAIEESRLGIPLIFAMDVIHGYKTVFPIPLGLSCSWDMDAIERSARIAAQEATADGIAWTFSPMVDLSRDPRWGRIAESGGEDPYLNGEIAKAMVRGYQGNDLSKENTLMACVKHFALYGASEAGRDYNTVDMSRLTMYNVYFPPYKAAIDAGAGSVMASFNEVDGVPATGNRWLITEVLRNQWGFDGFTLSDYTGINEMIDHGVGDLQTVSALALKAGIDMDMVGEGFLTTLKESLEEGRISEKDIDEACRRILTAKFQLGLFDDPYRYAQPDRAKREVYTEANRKEARKIAAESMVLLKNEGNILPLKKEGTIAIIGPMGNNRENMQGTWSVAGDHQKSISLLEGVKGVVGEEVNVLYAKGANFVDDPALEARFSIFGKNTYRDSRPAEEILAEALEVAGQADVIIAAVGEASEMSGESSSRTDIELPESQRRLLKALLETGKPVVTVLFTGRPLALTWEAEHMPNILNVWFAGSEAGYAIADVIFGNVNPSGKLTTTFPQNVGQIPIYYAHKNTGRPLEGEWFQKFRTNYLDVSNKPLFPFGFGLSYSSFNYGSVELSNKELAGNETLTVSVDVTNTSETDGKEVVQLYIRDLVGTVTRPVKELKDFKKVMVPAGETVNVIFSITTDDLKFYKYDPERSDQSMIYDWEPGEFIIMIGSNSADVQSQTVLWTKPERD, from the coding sequence ATGCGGTTTCTTTACATCTTGATAGTCACTCTTTTTTATACGCTTTCAACCAATCCAGCCTATGCGCAATACTCAAGAGCTGAAGTAGTGCAACGGGTTGATTCCGTTATGGCATTAATGACATTAGATGAAAAGCTGGGCCAGTTAAATCTACCCGCAGCCGGCGACATAAGCACGGGGCTGGCTGAAAGCACCGGCATTATTGCAAAGATTAAGGAAGGTAAAGTAGGTGGGTTGTTTAATATTCGAGGTGTAGATCGCATTCGTGAGGTACAAAAAGTAGCAATAGAAGAATCCCGGCTAGGTATCCCGCTCATTTTTGCGATGGATGTGATTCATGGGTATAAAACAGTATTCCCGATACCTTTGGGTTTATCCTGCTCCTGGGATATGGATGCTATAGAGCGATCTGCACGAATTGCAGCACAAGAAGCAACAGCTGATGGTATTGCCTGGACATTTTCTCCAATGGTAGATCTTTCAAGAGATCCCCGTTGGGGCAGGATAGCGGAAAGCGGTGGGGAAGATCCATATCTAAATGGAGAGATTGCTAAAGCAATGGTTCGCGGATATCAAGGAAATGATCTATCGAAAGAAAACACTCTAATGGCTTGTGTAAAGCATTTCGCGCTATACGGAGCCTCAGAAGCAGGTCGGGATTACAACACCGTAGATATGAGCCGGCTCACCATGTACAATGTGTATTTCCCGCCTTATAAAGCAGCAATTGATGCTGGGGCAGGAAGTGTTATGGCATCATTTAATGAAGTAGATGGTGTGCCCGCTACAGGAAACAGATGGTTGATTACAGAAGTGCTTCGGAATCAATGGGGATTTGATGGTTTTACGCTAAGCGATTATACAGGCATCAATGAAATGATTGATCATGGAGTTGGAGACCTGCAAACCGTTTCAGCACTCGCTCTAAAGGCAGGTATTGATATGGATATGGTAGGAGAAGGCTTTTTGACAACACTTAAAGAATCGTTGGAGGAAGGCAGAATTTCAGAAAAAGATATTGATGAAGCATGCCGGCGCATTCTTACAGCAAAATTTCAGCTAGGCTTATTTGATGATCCATACAGATACGCACAACCTGATAGAGCCAAAAGAGAAGTGTATACGGAAGCAAATCGAAAAGAGGCCCGTAAAATTGCTGCGGAGTCGATGGTCTTGCTAAAGAATGAAGGAAATATTCTGCCCTTAAAAAAAGAGGGAACCATAGCCATTATTGGTCCAATGGGGAATAACCGTGAAAACATGCAAGGAACCTGGAGTGTAGCCGGAGATCATCAAAAGTCGATAAGCCTCTTGGAAGGAGTTAAAGGGGTAGTAGGAGAAGAAGTAAATGTACTGTATGCAAAAGGAGCGAATTTTGTTGATGACCCTGCATTAGAGGCCCGTTTCAGTATTTTTGGTAAAAATACCTATCGGGATAGCCGACCTGCAGAAGAAATACTAGCCGAAGCGCTAGAGGTAGCAGGTCAGGCAGATGTAATAATAGCTGCAGTAGGGGAGGCTTCTGAAATGTCGGGCGAAAGTTCCAGTAGAACCGATATAGAGCTCCCGGAATCTCAACGGAGGTTACTGAAGGCCTTATTGGAAACAGGGAAGCCGGTAGTTACCGTCCTTTTTACAGGACGTCCATTAGCCTTAACCTGGGAAGCTGAACATATGCCAAATATTCTTAATGTCTGGTTTGCAGGAAGTGAAGCAGGGTATGCTATTGCAGATGTCATTTTTGGAAATGTTAATCCTTCCGGGAAGCTGACGACTACTTTTCCTCAAAACGTTGGACAGATTCCCATTTACTATGCCCATAAAAACACGGGGCGCCCTCTGGAGGGAGAGTGGTTTCAGAAATTCCGTACTAACTATCTCGATGTTTCTAACAAGCCATTATTCCCCTTTGGATTTGGTCTCAGTTATAGTTCATTTAATTATGGTTCCGTAGAGTTGAGCAACAAAGAACTGGCAGGAAATGAAACCCTAACGGTTTCAGTGGATGTAACCAACACTAGTGAAACAGATGGAAAGGAAGTGGTACAACTGTACATCCGGGATCTTGTAGGAACCGTTACTCGCCCAGTGAAAGAATTGAAAGATTTTAAAAAAGTTATGGTGCCCGCCGGAGAAACTGTAAACGTAATTTTTTCAATAACTACCGATGATTTAAAGTTTTATAAATATGATCCCGAAAGAAGTGATCAATCTATGATTTATGACTGGGAACCAGGTGAATTTATAATCATGATTGGCAGTAATTCGGCAGATGTACAAAGTCAAACAGTTCTGTGGACAAAGCCAGAAAGAGATTAA